Proteins encoded by one window of Massilia sp. NR 4-1:
- a CDS encoding LysR family transcriptional regulator, which produces MSAFTLHDLQCFDAVARTGGFQTAADALHRSHPAVHAAVSKLERQLGLSLLDRSGYRVSLTDAGASFHRRAQVLLQEMHSLQVHAQQLAMGEESELRVVIGDFCPRREVLTMLGAFGSLNPHTRLHLHAEAVGGPLERLLADEADLILHTVNKSDPRLEWLDLCAVPFVPVAAPGFLGFAESKSIRPEQLRPYTQCIIRDTARQANTADYFMIAGAHQCTVADQLMKKEIILQGMAWGHMPRFLVAQELRDGALLSLAGRYLPGSVEELVAARRSDRPHGPAAQRLWTHLQQAAAQLRLPEAL; this is translated from the coding sequence ATGAGCGCCTTCACCCTGCACGACCTGCAATGCTTCGACGCCGTGGCCCGCACCGGCGGCTTCCAGACGGCGGCCGACGCGCTGCACCGCTCGCATCCAGCCGTGCACGCGGCGGTGAGCAAGCTGGAACGCCAGCTCGGCCTGAGCCTGCTCGACCGCAGCGGCTACCGCGTCAGCCTAACGGACGCGGGCGCGTCCTTCCACCGGCGCGCCCAGGTCTTGCTGCAGGAAATGCACAGCCTGCAGGTGCATGCCCAGCAACTGGCTATGGGCGAAGAAAGCGAGCTGCGCGTGGTGATCGGCGATTTCTGCCCACGGCGCGAAGTACTGACCATGCTGGGCGCCTTCGGCAGCCTGAATCCGCATACCCGTCTGCATCTGCACGCCGAGGCCGTGGGCGGGCCGCTGGAGCGCTTGCTGGCGGACGAGGCCGATCTGATCCTGCATACGGTGAACAAGAGCGATCCGCGCCTGGAATGGCTGGACTTGTGCGCTGTGCCTTTCGTGCCGGTGGCCGCGCCCGGCTTCCTGGGCTTTGCCGAGAGCAAGTCGATCCGGCCCGAACAGCTGCGGCCATATACCCAATGCATCATCCGCGACACGGCACGGCAGGCGAACACGGCGGATTACTTCATGATCGCCGGCGCCCACCAGTGCACCGTGGCCGATCAGCTGATGAAGAAGGAAATCATTCTGCAAGGCATGGCCTGGGGCCATATGCCGCGCTTCCTGGTGGCGCAGGAATTGCGCGATGGCGCCCTGCTCTCGCTGGCCGGACGCTATCTGCCGGGCAGCGTGGAAGAATTGGTGGCGGCGCGGCGCAGCGACCGGCCGCACGGGCCGGCGGCGCAGCGCTTATGGACGCATCTGCAGCAGGCCGCTGCGCAGCTGCGTCTGCCCGAAGCGCTTTAA
- a CDS encoding alpha/beta fold hydrolase gives MENLSYITAGDGVRIAYRFDGAPGLPVLMLSNSIATSHAMWDGQVAALAQRFRVLRYDTRGHGQSGAPAGAYSLDRLGRDVLELMDALGIERVHFLGLSLGGFIGQWLAIHAPGRIGKLILSNTAAQLGPAAVFDERIAALRDDAGLRQAAETFLANWFPAVMREAQAPVIERFRAMVQATDPQGLAGAFAAVRDADLRRTISLIEAPTLVIGGCHDTVTSAAHSEELAAAIPGAKLVLLPAVHLSNVEREGEFLDAVLSFL, from the coding sequence ATGGAAAACCTCTCCTATATCACCGCCGGCGACGGCGTCCGCATCGCTTACCGCTTCGATGGCGCGCCCGGCCTGCCGGTGCTGATGCTGTCCAACTCCATCGCCACCAGCCACGCCATGTGGGACGGCCAGGTTGCCGCGCTCGCGCAGCGCTTCCGCGTGCTGCGCTATGACACGCGCGGCCACGGCCAGTCCGGCGCGCCGGCCGGCGCCTACTCGCTGGACCGGCTGGGGCGCGATGTGCTGGAGTTAATGGATGCCTTGGGCATCGAGCGCGTGCATTTCCTCGGTCTCTCGCTGGGCGGCTTTATCGGCCAGTGGCTGGCCATTCACGCGCCCGGGCGCATCGGTAAGCTTATTCTGAGCAATACCGCCGCGCAGCTTGGTCCGGCAGCCGTGTTCGACGAGCGCATCGCCGCCTTGCGCGACGATGCCGGCTTGCGGCAGGCGGCGGAAACCTTCCTCGCCAACTGGTTCCCGGCCGTTATGCGGGAAGCGCAGGCGCCGGTGATCGAACGCTTCCGCGCCATGGTGCAGGCGACCGATCCGCAAGGCCTGGCCGGCGCTTTCGCCGCCGTGCGCGACGCCGATCTGCGCCGTACCATCAGTCTGATCGAAGCGCCGACCCTGGTGATCGGCGGCTGTCACGATACCGTGACTTCGGCCGCGCACAGCGAGGAACTCGCCGCCGCCATTCCCGGCGCCAAGCTGGTGTTGCTGCCAGCCGTGCATCTGTCGAATGTGGAGCGCGAGGGCGAGTTCCTGGACGCTGTGCTGTCCTTCTTGTGA
- a CDS encoding YoaK family protein: MPINYARRLTGRQRAAASNRQLGVVLAFVAGAANAGGFVAVGQYTSHMTGIVSAMADNLAIGALGLVLAGGGALAAFVAGAACCAIMINYARRRQMHGEYAFPLLLEAVLLLCFGVLGAWLADIDVLVLPATVTLLCFMMGLQNAVITKLSSAEIRTTHITGIVTDIGIELGKAVYWNADQAAVPPVAANRSRLRLLCALALAFFGGGLLGALGFARIGYLATVPLALLLVLMAIVPVLDDLKARAALLR; encoded by the coding sequence ATGCCCATCAATTACGCGCGCCGACTGACCGGCCGCCAGCGTGCCGCGGCCAGCAACCGGCAGCTGGGCGTGGTGCTGGCTTTCGTGGCGGGCGCGGCCAATGCGGGCGGCTTTGTCGCGGTCGGGCAGTACACCTCGCATATGACGGGCATCGTCTCGGCCATGGCCGATAATCTGGCGATCGGCGCGCTGGGCCTGGTGCTGGCCGGCGGCGGGGCGCTGGCGGCGTTTGTCGCGGGGGCGGCTTGCTGCGCCATCATGATCAATTACGCGCGGCGGCGGCAGATGCATGGCGAGTATGCCTTTCCACTGCTGCTGGAGGCGGTGCTGCTGCTGTGCTTCGGCGTGCTCGGGGCTTGGCTGGCGGATATCGATGTGCTGGTGCTGCCCGCCACGGTGACGCTGCTGTGTTTCATGATGGGCTTGCAGAACGCCGTCATCACCAAGCTGTCGAGCGCGGAAATCCGCACCACCCATATCACGGGCATCGTCACCGATATCGGCATCGAACTGGGCAAGGCGGTGTACTGGAATGCGGATCAGGCTGCCGTGCCGCCGGTCGCCGCCAACCGGTCCCGCCTGCGCTTGCTGTGCGCGCTGGCGCTGGCTTTCTTTGGCGGTGGCCTGCTCGGGGCGCTGGGCTTTGCGCGCATCGGCTATCTGGCCACGGTGCCGCTGGCGCTGCTGCTGGTGCTGATGGCCATCGTGCCGGTGCTCGACGATCTGAAAGCGCGCGCGGCCTTATTGCGCTGA
- a CDS encoding cache domain-containing protein, with protein MKYAILAVAFIGIAAQANAAETYATRQQAEQLVGKVTSAMRKDANGTLSAITAKDAAWVHGELYPVVYDLQGKVLAHGQNPKLVGKNLIDIRDVEGNYYVRERVELAKSKGKFWQNYVFVDPVTKGVLPKEMYCEKLDESVVCAGVYKR; from the coding sequence ATGAAATATGCGATTCTTGCCGTGGCTTTTATCGGTATTGCTGCCCAGGCCAATGCTGCGGAAACCTATGCAACCCGGCAGCAGGCCGAGCAGCTGGTGGGGAAAGTCACCAGCGCCATGCGCAAGGACGCCAATGGCACGCTGTCGGCCATCACGGCCAAGGATGCGGCCTGGGTGCATGGTGAACTGTATCCGGTGGTCTACGACCTGCAAGGCAAGGTGCTGGCGCATGGCCAGAATCCCAAGCTGGTGGGCAAGAACCTGATCGATATCCGTGACGTGGAGGGCAATTACTATGTGCGCGAGCGGGTCGAGCTGGCCAAAAGCAAGGGCAAGTTCTGGCAGAACTATGTGTTTGTCGATCCCGTCACCAAGGGCGTGCTGCCCAAGGAAATGTATTGCGAGAAGCTCGATGAGAGCGTGGTCTGCGCCGGCGTCTACAAGCGTTGA
- a CDS encoding acyltransferase, translating into MLKNFQAARAIAALCAAAFHLSISMGLPRYGGNAAFSEITQYLGANRFFFVLSGFTIFLAHAKDIGQPAALGTFVYKRFTRLIPLYWLYTLIFSVFVLMGFGTDAKIPSNWMDWLTAITLIRFTPAAPPLTVAWTLFHELAFYAVFAVLIWNKRAGMALAAVAVALTLLFFHHPGVHDRTAWNVYTAAYNLYFLFGIGAWYLSRKAGNGVPETVLALILVAIAMPLKGLPHQLGYMILIAGFAFFLAGMAKLEKSATFFAPALLVRIGNASYTIYLIHEQVQGLLLKVVIRSGLYGVLGARLSYIVVLAGTVAIGYVVYQLVERPMVRWFRRRYEASAKPDPRFSVAA; encoded by the coding sequence ATGCTGAAGAACTTTCAGGCGGCGCGCGCTATAGCGGCGCTATGTGCGGCTGCCTTTCACTTGTCGATTAGCATGGGTTTGCCGCGCTATGGCGGTAACGCGGCTTTTTCTGAAATTACGCAATACCTCGGCGCCAACAGATTTTTCTTTGTGTTATCAGGTTTCACTATTTTCCTGGCCCACGCGAAAGATATCGGCCAGCCTGCCGCGCTGGGAACCTTTGTGTACAAACGGTTTACTCGCCTGATTCCGCTGTACTGGCTATATACCCTGATATTTTCCGTCTTTGTTTTGATGGGTTTTGGCACCGACGCCAAAATACCGTCGAATTGGATGGATTGGCTGACCGCCATCACCCTCATCCGTTTTACGCCGGCGGCGCCACCGCTGACTGTGGCCTGGACGCTCTTTCATGAACTGGCTTTTTATGCCGTGTTCGCCGTGTTGATCTGGAATAAGCGGGCAGGGATGGCTCTGGCGGCGGTGGCGGTGGCGCTGACCTTGCTGTTCTTCCACCATCCCGGCGTTCATGACCGTACGGCGTGGAATGTGTATACCGCTGCATATAATCTGTATTTTTTGTTTGGCATCGGCGCATGGTATTTATCGCGCAAGGCCGGGAATGGTGTGCCGGAAACCGTGCTGGCGCTGATCCTGGTGGCGATCGCCATGCCGCTCAAAGGCTTGCCGCATCAGCTCGGTTATATGATTCTGATTGCCGGTTTTGCGTTCTTCCTGGCGGGCATGGCCAAACTGGAGAAAAGCGCTACTTTCTTTGCTCCAGCTTTGTTGGTGCGGATCGGCAATGCCTCTTACACGATTTACCTGATTCATGAGCAGGTCCAGGGCTTGTTGCTGAAAGTGGTCATCCGCAGCGGCCTGTATGGCGTGCTGGGCGCTCGCCTCAGCTATATCGTGGTGTTGGCCGGAACGGTTGCGATTGGCTATGTGGTTTACCAGCTGGTAGAGCGCCCGATGGTGCGCTGGTTCCGCCGGCGCTATGAAGCGTCGGCCAAACCCGATCCACGTTTCAGCGTTGCGGCGTGA
- a CDS encoding PEP-CTERM sorting domain-containing protein, producing the protein MSIVKFFRVVLAAGILFAGLTQAARADIKTFTGDTSTGPTFHRPVESLLGLSAVGTNVRYDSFAFTVSQSGTYTFLTTGLFDTFQLLYEHSFNPADSLTNAIGASDDLLGQTTSGFYGPLSAGVTYIFVSTGFENTDHGQYSLTIGGPGLITAVPEPATYLMLGLGLAGIALASRRKNRQV; encoded by the coding sequence ATGAGCATCGTAAAGTTCTTTAGGGTTGTACTTGCTGCGGGTATTCTGTTCGCTGGGCTGACGCAAGCAGCCCGCGCCGATATCAAAACTTTCACTGGCGATACTTCGACCGGTCCAACCTTCCACCGTCCCGTTGAATCGCTGCTGGGACTGTCGGCGGTCGGCACCAATGTGCGCTACGACTCGTTTGCTTTCACCGTATCGCAGAGCGGCACCTATACCTTCCTGACCACCGGTCTGTTCGACACCTTCCAGCTGCTGTATGAACACTCGTTCAACCCCGCCGACTCGCTGACCAACGCCATCGGCGCCAGCGACGACCTGCTGGGCCAGACCACCTCGGGCTTCTACGGCCCGCTGAGCGCCGGCGTGACCTATATCTTCGTCTCGACCGGTTTCGAGAACACGGATCATGGCCAGTACAGCCTCACCATCGGCGGCCCTGGCCTGATCACCGCCGTGCCTGAGCCTGCCACCTACCTGATGCTGGGTCTGGGCCTGGCCGGCATCGCGCTGGCCAGCCGCCGCAAAAACCGCCAGGTTTAA
- a CDS encoding alkaline phosphatase encodes MKRNLHRSLLALAVGTAFSQAAVAADAKNIIFFLGDGMGPATVTASRIYKYGEDGSLTMDKLERTARIKTFSNDAQTTDSAPSMAAYMTGVKMNNEVISMSAETVATEPGKDANGNLGVNNCAATNGKPAVTILELAKAKGKAVGSITTTELTHATPAATFSHICNRNAQYAIAAQVVPGGAGYNSALGDGVDVLMGGGRNHFTPFDATNKGGRADGRDLLAELKAKGYTVAANKTEMAAAPLDKKFIGLYSAKSHLQYELDRASAAAGSEGASQPTLAEMTTKAMDLLSKNPNGYFLMVEGGRIDHALHGTNAKRALVDTIAFDDAIKAALDKAKVLDPELKNTLIVVTADHDHTLTINGYSKRGNPILDINRGYRDNKPGTDADGNTYSTLVFGNGPNRPNVRTNLDSATVQGNDYLQEAGVRLSSETHGGGDVKLFATGSGAKAFKGTLDNTKVFTLLKSAFGF; translated from the coding sequence ATGAAACGCAATCTGCACCGCTCCCTGCTGGCCCTCGCTGTCGGCACGGCATTCTCCCAGGCCGCCGTGGCAGCCGACGCCAAGAACATCATCTTCTTCCTCGGCGACGGCATGGGCCCGGCGACCGTGACCGCCTCGCGCATCTACAAATACGGCGAAGACGGCAGCCTGACCATGGACAAGCTGGAACGCACCGCCCGCATCAAGACCTTCTCCAACGATGCGCAAACCACCGACAGCGCACCGTCGATGGCCGCCTACATGACCGGCGTGAAGATGAATAACGAAGTCATCTCCATGTCGGCCGAAACCGTGGCCACCGAGCCGGGCAAGGACGCCAACGGCAACCTGGGCGTGAACAACTGCGCCGCCACCAATGGCAAGCCGGCCGTCACCATCCTGGAACTGGCCAAGGCCAAGGGCAAGGCCGTGGGTTCCATCACCACCACCGAACTGACCCACGCCACCCCGGCAGCGACCTTCTCCCACATCTGCAACCGCAACGCGCAATACGCGATCGCGGCGCAGGTCGTGCCAGGCGGCGCCGGCTACAACAGCGCCCTGGGCGACGGCGTGGACGTGCTGATGGGCGGTGGCCGCAATCACTTCACCCCGTTCGACGCCACCAACAAGGGCGGCCGCGCCGACGGCCGCGACCTGCTGGCCGAGCTGAAAGCCAAGGGCTACACCGTGGCCGCCAACAAGACCGAGATGGCAGCCGCACCGCTGGACAAGAAATTCATCGGCCTGTACAGCGCCAAGAGCCACCTGCAGTATGAGCTGGACCGCGCCAGCGCCGCCGCCGGCAGCGAAGGCGCCAGCCAGCCCACCCTGGCCGAGATGACCACCAAGGCCATGGATCTGCTGTCGAAAAATCCGAACGGCTACTTCCTGATGGTCGAAGGCGGCCGTATCGACCACGCCCTGCACGGCACCAACGCCAAGCGCGCCCTGGTCGACACCATCGCCTTCGACGACGCCATCAAGGCGGCGCTGGACAAGGCCAAGGTCCTCGATCCGGAGCTGAAAAACACCCTGATCGTGGTCACCGCCGACCATGACCACACCCTGACCATCAACGGCTATTCCAAGCGCGGCAATCCGATCCTGGACATCAACCGCGGCTACCGCGACAACAAGCCAGGCACGGACGCCGACGGCAATACCTACTCGACCCTGGTCTTCGGCAATGGTCCTAACCGTCCCAACGTGCGCACCAACCTGGATAGCGCCACCGTGCAGGGCAACGACTATCTGCAGGAAGCCGGCGTGCGCCTGAGCAGCGAAACCCACGGCGGCGGCGACGTCAAGCTGTTCGCCACCGGTTCCGGCGCCAAAGCCTTCAAGGGCACGCTGGACAACACCAAGGTGTTCACCCTGCTGAAATCGGCCTTCGGCTTCTAA
- a CDS encoding YidB family protein, translated as MGLLDQLAGQVLGSLGSQQQDPVPQGDLLNSVMGLINQAGGLPGLLQKLQSSGLSDQVASWVGTGENQPVSGDQIRDALGAENIAQIAQQAGLQSEHASTGLAQLLPQIIDTLTPNGQVPQNELLAQGLSLLRGKLFG; from the coding sequence ATGGGACTACTTGATCAACTGGCAGGCCAAGTGTTGGGTTCACTCGGTTCTCAGCAGCAAGACCCGGTGCCGCAGGGCGATTTGCTGAACAGCGTGATGGGCTTGATTAACCAGGCGGGCGGTTTGCCCGGCTTGCTGCAAAAGCTGCAGTCCAGCGGCTTGAGCGACCAGGTCGCGTCCTGGGTCGGCACGGGCGAGAACCAGCCGGTGTCCGGCGACCAGATCCGCGATGCGCTGGGTGCGGAGAATATCGCGCAGATTGCGCAGCAGGCGGGACTGCAGTCGGAGCATGCCTCGACCGGCCTGGCCCAGTTGCTGCCGCAGATTATCGACACGCTCACGCCCAATGGCCAGGTGCCGCAGAACGAGTTGCTGGCGCAGGGGCTGAGCCTGCTGCGCGGGAAACTCTTCGGCTGA
- a CDS encoding GntP family permease — translation MSLLIVLAALGFLMLAAYRGYSVILFAPIAALGAVLLTDPSAVAPAFSGIFMEKMVGFVKLYFPVFLLGAVFGKLIELSGFSEAIVMAAIRYIGRSRANAVIVTVCAALTYGGVSLFVVVFAVYPFAAELYRQSNIPKRLMPGAIALGAFSFTMDTLPGTPQIQNIIPTTFFQTTGWAAPWLGVAGSVMTVAVGLFYLEWRRRAAMAKGEGYGADSVAAQEDKDGRKEAKDLPHPLLSIAPLLLVGVANFVLTNLIRDAYGTSHQLTSDTLPGLHAPVTTMVKTVVGIWAVEGALLLGILLVCVTAFGRIRAAFAEGTKAAVGGALLASMNTASEYGFGGVIAALPGFIAVSDALKSVPDPLVNAALSVTTLSGITGSASGGMSIALAAMSDYFIAGAQAAHIPLEVLHRVVAMASGGMDTLPHNGAVITLLAVTGLTHKQSYKDIFGITLIKTAAVFFVIGLYYLTGMV, via the coding sequence ATGTCCTTGCTGATTGTTCTGGCCGCACTGGGCTTTTTGATGCTGGCCGCTTACCGCGGCTACAGTGTGATCCTGTTTGCCCCCATCGCCGCGCTGGGCGCGGTGCTGCTCACCGACCCTTCCGCCGTGGCGCCCGCCTTCAGCGGCATCTTCATGGAAAAGATGGTGGGCTTCGTCAAGCTTTACTTCCCCGTTTTCCTGCTCGGCGCCGTGTTCGGCAAGCTGATCGAGCTGTCCGGTTTTTCCGAAGCGATCGTGATGGCCGCCATCCGCTATATCGGCCGCTCGCGCGCCAATGCGGTGATCGTCACCGTCTGCGCCGCGCTCACTTATGGCGGCGTGTCGCTGTTCGTGGTGGTGTTCGCCGTCTATCCCTTCGCCGCCGAGCTTTACCGGCAAAGCAATATCCCCAAGCGCCTGATGCCGGGCGCGATCGCGCTGGGCGCCTTCTCCTTCACCATGGACACCTTGCCTGGCACGCCGCAGATCCAGAACATCATTCCCACCACCTTCTTCCAGACCACCGGTTGGGCCGCGCCCTGGCTCGGTGTGGCGGGTTCCGTGATGACGGTGGCGGTGGGCCTGTTCTACCTTGAATGGCGGCGCCGCGCGGCCATGGCCAAAGGCGAGGGCTATGGCGCCGACAGCGTCGCCGCCCAGGAGGACAAGGATGGGCGCAAGGAAGCAAAAGATCTGCCGCATCCGCTGCTGTCGATTGCGCCGCTGCTGCTGGTGGGCGTGGCCAACTTCGTGCTGACCAATCTGATCCGCGACGCCTACGGCACCAGCCACCAGCTCACCAGCGACACTTTGCCTGGCCTGCACGCGCCGGTCACCACCATGGTCAAGACCGTGGTCGGCATCTGGGCCGTGGAAGGCGCGCTGCTGCTGGGCATTCTGCTGGTCTGCGTCACCGCTTTCGGCCGCATCCGCGCCGCCTTTGCGGAAGGCACCAAGGCGGCCGTGGGCGGTGCGCTGCTGGCTTCGATGAATACGGCCTCCGAATATGGCTTCGGCGGCGTGATCGCCGCGCTGCCGGGCTTTATCGCCGTCAGCGATGCGCTCAAGAGCGTGCCCGATCCGCTGGTGAATGCGGCGCTGTCGGTGACCACGCTGTCCGGCATCACCGGCTCGGCCTCGGGCGGCATGAGCATCGCGCTGGCCGCCATGTCCGATTACTTCATCGCCGGCGCCCAGGCCGCGCATATTCCGCTTGAAGTGCTGCACCGCGTGGTGGCCATGGCCAGCGGCGGGATGGACACCTTGCCGCACAACGGCGCCGTAATCACGCTGCTGGCGGTGACGGGCCTGACGCACAAGCAGTCCTACAAGGATATCTTCGGCATCACCCTCATCAAGACGGCGGCGGTGTTCTTCGTGATCGGCTTGTATTACCTGACAGGGATGGTTTAA
- a CDS encoding glycosyltransferase codes for MQYLLCNQFLQKISVSRIQVIQIHPYDPTSSYVGGIGTYIRGIIKHTPTECEVSYVGVSTDPARYPVGRWHNIKVEGRKLRFFPVISADLRRRKSIPLSLRFTLALLRYRARIEHDKAVLIFHRIEPSLPFFGSNSARILFLHGHNGKDFYNPQSEVRWSYFPRLYFLLEKLLIAKIEQVFIVRSDAIPDYQSLYPRLHERIHFIPTWVDDSSAAILAENEQAGLRQQLTAPLLFAPASKLLLFVGRFVSQKDPLLLLRAFHRLSQTRQDLHLVMIGSGELEGEIRQFIATQGLADTVHVLGPQPHQHILRWMNAADCLCMSSAFEGMPVVMVEALHCGLPVVSTNVGEAARLISNQQVGRLVKEASPAALSLGIEQVLAQARDRDACRRQASPYRAANVLQALNAHLGNRLTPQR; via the coding sequence ATGCAATATCTTTTATGCAATCAGTTCTTACAGAAAATCTCCGTGTCCCGCATTCAAGTTATTCAAATTCATCCCTATGATCCTACCAGTTCCTATGTAGGGGGAATCGGAACCTATATTCGCGGGATAATCAAACATACGCCCACCGAGTGCGAAGTCAGTTATGTGGGCGTCAGCACCGACCCTGCACGCTACCCTGTGGGCCGTTGGCATAATATCAAAGTGGAAGGACGCAAACTGCGGTTTTTTCCCGTGATTTCCGCGGATCTGCGCCGCCGCAAATCCATTCCCCTGTCTCTGCGGTTTACTCTTGCCCTGCTGCGTTATCGCGCCCGCATCGAGCACGATAAGGCGGTGCTGATTTTTCATCGCATTGAGCCCAGTCTGCCTTTTTTTGGCAGCAATTCCGCCCGTATTTTGTTTCTACACGGGCATAATGGTAAGGATTTTTACAATCCACAATCCGAAGTGAGATGGTCGTATTTTCCGCGCCTGTATTTTCTGCTGGAAAAGCTACTTATTGCCAAAATAGAGCAGGTCTTTATCGTGCGCAGCGACGCGATACCGGACTATCAATCGCTCTATCCCCGCTTGCATGAACGCATCCATTTCATCCCGACCTGGGTAGACGATAGCAGCGCGGCAATTCTTGCGGAAAACGAACAGGCCGGCTTGCGCCAGCAGCTTACGGCGCCGCTCCTGTTTGCGCCCGCCAGCAAACTGCTCTTGTTTGTCGGGCGCTTCGTATCCCAGAAAGATCCGCTGCTCTTGCTGCGGGCTTTTCACCGGCTAAGCCAGACACGCCAGGATCTGCATCTGGTAATGATAGGCAGTGGGGAACTGGAGGGCGAAATCCGCCAGTTCATCGCCACACAGGGCTTGGCGGACACGGTACACGTACTTGGTCCCCAGCCGCACCAGCACATTCTGCGCTGGATGAACGCGGCTGATTGCCTATGCATGTCCTCCGCCTTTGAAGGCATGCCCGTGGTGATGGTGGAAGCTCTGCATTGCGGTCTGCCGGTCGTCAGCACGAATGTCGGCGAAGCCGCCAGGCTGATCAGCAATCAGCAGGTGGGGCGCCTGGTCAAAGAGGCCTCGCCAGCGGCATTAAGCCTGGGCATCGAGCAAGTATTGGCCCAGGCCAGGGACCGTGATGCCTGCCGCCGGCAGGCATCTCCGTATCGCGCGGCCAATGTATTGCAGGCCCTGAATGCACACCTGGGCAATAGGCTCACGCCGCAACGCTGA
- the yegQ gene encoding tRNA 5-hydroxyuridine modification protein YegQ, with translation MPRAPELLLPAGSLAKMHAAFDYGADAVYAGQPRYSLRVRNNDFSTLQALQEGIEGAHARGKLFFVASNIFAHNSKLKTYLRDMEPVIEMKPDALIMADPGLIMMVRDKWPDVPVHLSVQANAVNWADVKFWHRMGLTRVILSRELSLDEIEEIRQQCPEMELEVFVHGALCIAYSGRCLLSGYFNHRDPNQGTCTNSCRWDYKVKNAEEDASGDLNEMKVIQFDFNQALDEANSRPLSSLGQQPRHPLADRPYLIEEGGRPGQMMPILEDEHGTYIMNSKDLRAVEHVARLVKIGVDSLKVEGRTKSLYYAARTAQVYRRAIDDAVAGRPFDTGLLGQLQGLANRGYTDGFYQRHHTQAHQNYMRGASETDRSQYVGAVLGVENGWARVDVKNRFAVGDRIEVMHPSGNRDITLTRMLNDEGNEIPVAHGSGHIVRIELDPSLDRALLARYL, from the coding sequence ATGCCCCGCGCTCCCGAACTCCTCCTTCCCGCCGGCTCGCTCGCCAAGATGCATGCCGCCTTCGACTATGGCGCCGACGCGGTCTACGCGGGCCAGCCGCGCTACAGCCTGCGCGTGCGCAATAACGATTTCTCCACCCTGCAGGCGCTGCAGGAAGGCATCGAGGGCGCGCATGCGCGCGGCAAGCTGTTCTTCGTCGCCAGCAATATCTTCGCCCACAATTCCAAGCTCAAGACCTATCTGCGCGATATGGAGCCGGTCATCGAGATGAAGCCGGACGCCCTGATCATGGCCGATCCCGGCCTGATCATGATGGTGCGCGACAAATGGCCGGACGTGCCGGTCCACCTCTCGGTGCAGGCCAATGCCGTGAACTGGGCCGACGTCAAGTTCTGGCACCGCATGGGGCTGACGCGCGTGATCCTGTCGCGCGAACTGTCGCTCGACGAGATCGAGGAAATCCGCCAGCAATGTCCGGAGATGGAACTGGAAGTCTTCGTGCACGGCGCATTGTGCATCGCCTACTCGGGCCGCTGCCTGCTGTCGGGCTATTTCAACCACCGCGACCCGAACCAGGGCACTTGCACCAATTCCTGCCGCTGGGATTACAAGGTCAAGAACGCGGAAGAAGACGCCAGCGGCGACCTGAACGAGATGAAGGTCATCCAGTTCGACTTCAACCAGGCGCTCGATGAAGCCAACAGCCGTCCGCTGTCCTCGCTGGGCCAGCAGCCGCGCCATCCGCTGGCCGACCGCCCTTACCTGATCGAGGAAGGCGGCCGTCCCGGCCAGATGATGCCGATCCTGGAAGACGAGCACGGCACCTACATCATGAATTCCAAGGACTTGCGCGCCGTCGAGCACGTGGCGCGCCTGGTCAAGATCGGCGTCGACTCGCTCAAGGTCGAAGGCCGCACCAAGTCGCTGTATTACGCGGCGCGCACCGCCCAGGTCTACCGCCGCGCCATCGACGACGCGGTGGCGGGCCGGCCTTTCGACACCGGCCTGCTGGGCCAGTTGCAAGGCTTGGCGAACCGCGGCTATACCGACGGCTTCTACCAGCGCCACCACACCCAGGCGCACCAGAACTATATGCGCGGCGCTTCCGAAACCGACCGCAGCCAGTATGTGGGCGCGGTGCTCGGCGTCGAGAACGGCTGGGCGCGCGTCGACGTGAAGAACCGCTTTGCCGTCGGCGACCGCATTGAAGTGATGCACCCGAGTGGCAACCGCGACATCACGCTGACGCGCATGCTCAACGACGAGGGCAACGAGATCCCGGTCGCGCACGGCAGCGGCCACATCGTGCGCATCGAACTCGATCCTTCGCTCGACCGCGCCCTCTTGGCACGCTACCTCTAA
- a CDS encoding transcriptional regulator — translation MKAIAIGIMPQEKIRERVLAIARGEVKPKPSDPKIWFTSMKSLAEVLSDDNRALLHVIAKTKPNSISMLAEATGRKSSNLSRTLKTMANYGIVELKREQNQVRPVAKATEFHIVAA, via the coding sequence ATGAAAGCAATTGCGATCGGCATCATGCCGCAAGAAAAAATCCGCGAACGCGTGCTTGCGATCGCCCGCGGAGAGGTCAAGCCGAAGCCCAGCGATCCCAAGATTTGGTTCACTTCGATGAAGTCCCTGGCCGAGGTATTAAGCGACGATAACCGCGCCTTGCTGCATGTGATTGCCAAAACGAAGCCGAACTCCATTTCGATGTTGGCCGAGGCAACCGGGCGCAAATCCAGTAACTTGTCCCGTACGCTGAAGACCATGGCGAACTATGGCATCGTGGAACTGAAACGGGAGCAGAATCAAGTGCGGCCGGTAGCAAAGGCGACCGAGTTTCACATCGTCGCCGCCTAA